From Candidatus Hadarchaeales archaeon, one genomic window encodes:
- a CDS encoding molybdopterin molybdotransferase MoeA has translation MRGSRWKGFREYVRVEEALGLVLSLSKTLGSEEVPLEEACGRVLFEDLFSPLDFPPFDRSAVDGYAVRAEDTFNASETSPRTLEVVKGRVGPGKAVEIMTGRPLPPGANAVVMVEHTRRRGKEVEILLPVTPGKNVSTRGEDVRKGERVLEKGRRLGPQEVGMLACLGFRRVRVFRRPRVSILSTGSELREPGQKLGRGEIPDINSYSLACAVRSCGALPILLGRCPDEKKELGRKLEEGTKRAEVMLVSGGTSVGKEDLVPELVREKGELLFHGINLRPGGPTAFGRIGGKPIFCLPGFPAACLLSYTFLVRPFLRFLQGLPPERGLRKVEARVSRRVASSLGRVDVVRVKLKEERGLWAEPLRVTGAGILSSLTGSDGFFLIPEDVEVVERGERVEVELWDF, from the coding sequence ATGCGAGGGAGTAGGTGGAAGGGCTTTAGGGAATACGTGAGGGTGGAGGAAGCCTTAGGGCTCGTCCTCTCCCTCTCCAAGACCTTGGGATCGGAGGAAGTCCCCCTAGAGGAAGCCTGTGGAAGGGTTCTCTTCGAGGATCTTTTCTCTCCCCTCGACTTCCCCCCCTTCGATAGGAGTGCGGTGGACGGATATGCCGTGAGGGCAGAGGATACCTTCAACGCCAGCGAAACCTCTCCGCGCACGCTCGAAGTGGTGAAGGGAAGGGTGGGGCCTGGAAAAGCCGTGGAGATCATGACGGGTAGGCCCCTTCCTCCCGGTGCGAACGCCGTGGTGATGGTGGAGCACACGAGGAGGAGGGGAAAGGAGGTGGAGATCCTCCTCCCCGTCACCCCGGGAAAGAACGTTTCGACCAGGGGGGAGGACGTGAGGAAGGGGGAAAGGGTGCTGGAGAAGGGGAGAAGGCTGGGACCCCAGGAGGTGGGAATGCTCGCCTGCCTGGGTTTCAGGAGGGTGAGGGTTTTCAGGAGGCCTAGGGTCTCCATCCTTTCCACGGGTTCGGAGCTCAGGGAACCGGGGCAAAAGCTGGGGAGGGGAGAAATCCCCGACATCAACTCCTACTCGCTGGCCTGCGCCGTGCGCTCATGCGGGGCCCTTCCCATCCTCCTCGGGAGATGTCCGGACGAGAAAAAAGAACTCGGTAGGAAGCTCGAGGAAGGAACGAAAAGGGCGGAGGTGATGCTCGTTTCAGGTGGAACCTCGGTGGGCAAGGAAGATCTGGTGCCCGAGCTGGTAAGGGAAAAGGGAGAACTCCTCTTTCACGGAATAAACCTGAGGCCGGGAGGACCCACGGCCTTCGGGAGGATAGGTGGAAAGCCCATCTTTTGCCTCCCAGGTTTTCCAGCCGCCTGCCTCCTCTCCTACACCTTCTTGGTAAGACCCTTCCTCCGTTTCCTCCAGGGGCTTCCTCCGGAAAGGGGGCTCAGAAAGGTGGAGGCGAGGGTGAGCAGGAGGGTGGCCTCCTCTCTGGGGAGAGTGGATGTGGTAAGGGTGAAGCTGAAGGAGGAGAGGGGTCTATGGGCCGAGCCCCTCAGGGTGACGGGGGCCGGGATCCTCAGCTCCCTTACAGGCTCGGATGGTTTCTTCCTCATCCCGGAAGACGTAGAGGTGGTGGAAAGGGGGGAAAGGGTGGAAGTGGAGCTCTGGGACTTCTAG
- a CDS encoding MogA/MoaB family molybdenum cofactor biosynthesis protein, giving the protein MGFEKHRKEAPKKLRVAVITISDSRYRAWLEGRDEDLSGKIMEERLRREGHEVVRDLVPDEPELILRVVKKHLEDPSVDVILTCGGTGITQRDVTVETIRPLLEKELPGFAERLRAMGYEMVGTPALLTRAIFGVTKGKFMGCLPGAPSSVEVGMKLLLPELGHLVKHARE; this is encoded by the coding sequence ATGGGTTTTGAGAAGCACCGGAAGGAGGCACCGAAGAAACTCCGGGTGGCCGTGATCACCATCAGCGACTCGAGATACAGGGCTTGGCTGGAGGGGAGGGACGAGGACCTCTCGGGAAAAATCATGGAGGAGAGGCTGAGAAGAGAAGGACACGAAGTGGTGAGGGACCTCGTTCCCGACGAACCGGAGCTAATTCTCAGAGTCGTGAAGAAACATCTGGAGGATCCCTCCGTGGACGTCATCCTCACGTGCGGGGGAACGGGCATCACGCAGAGGGATGTGACCGTGGAGACCATACGTCCCCTGCTCGAGAAGGAACTACCAGGTTTCGCCGAAAGACTGAGGGCGATGGGATACGAGATGGTGGGCACTCCTGCCCTCCTCACCAGGGCCATCTTCGGGGTGACCAAAGGGAAGTTCATGGGATGCCTGCCGGGAGCCCCCTCTTCCGTGGAGGTAGGGATGAAACTCCTCCTTCCCGAACTCGGTCACCTCGTGAAACATGCGAGGGAGTAG
- the moaC gene encoding cyclic pyranopterin monophosphate synthase MoaC, which yields MTKTVDVSGKREVMRTAKAEGEILLKPETVKAIVERRVEKGDPLAAAEFAALLAVKKTSELLPHCHPLPLTHIEARVVPFEKGVKASVEVRAVARTGVEMEALVGVTAALLTVWDMVKGLEKDEKGQYPTTRITEIRVTEKVKDS from the coding sequence ATGACCAAAACGGTGGACGTGAGTGGAAAAAGGGAGGTAATGAGGACCGCCAAGGCCGAAGGAGAGATCCTTCTCAAGCCTGAAACCGTGAAGGCCATCGTAGAGAGGAGGGTGGAGAAAGGGGATCCGCTGGCCGCGGCGGAGTTCGCCGCCCTCCTCGCCGTCAAAAAAACCTCCGAGCTCCTTCCGCACTGCCATCCTCTCCCCCTCACCCACATAGAAGCAAGGGTGGTGCCCTTCGAGAAAGGGGTGAAGGCCAGCGTGGAGGTGAGGGCGGTAGCGAGAACGGGGGTGGAGATGGAGGCCCTGGTGGGAGTGACAGCCGCCCTCCTCACTGTCTGGGACATGGTAAAGGGACTGGAGAAGGATGAGAAAGGTCAGTACCCCACCACCCGCATCACGGAGATAAGGGTGACGGAGAAGGTCAAGGATTCCTGA
- a CDS encoding Ig-like domain-containing protein, with product MVATNENVRVGENFVTAGEIKVKVKENSSFRCVSSSLSTSPSLYGTNMSGQTVIVENNIVVIPANTLVKVENRLIVRIKENTQVLLTAGENLDITSASWENVPANWMQDAENHRWTAIGDNTLAPGSSLQFPVRLTAPSAAGIYTLYVTTTDTAGIVIDTPVQITVDNAAPSLTISVSPTWVKGGVEVTVTVKGNEPFTFDNVFVAENNVENVPLTMTPNADNTEWTGTYTTGENESRDGWATITVVNAKDELGNSTTVSDSTKLFIDRRKPGKPDLTAMGFPSAWDYRSSFAINKIFDNTDDNLAVVPSGYSPENMKLVILVDNAEVATLTAGPTGRVSYALTLSDGKHVVGAYFVDKAGNKGEENLENVVIDNNKPTITFVFPAENGQYIRDNKPTIRVIIADTVGVENKRVIDGIDDNDGYRVDLCYENGAVWLENLVPSADPTQTDNVAGRIVFTTFTFENTLPIELPDNTYILRVIVGDNFRLENVSIRFTVDTKAPNPPANLVGSITAGTLDNPTGTKTRTFTLRGTAEPDATIKVYITTDGGVTWTEVTASRTTAGADGSWLIQIDLSAYAGRNIGIAVTATDRAGNESDRTLYGYLIYDASAPRVTITSPQTGAKTSKTSIQVTGTVTKDSWEEWSDIILTIQVGTGSVTLPVFGTGDTANFSYSVALAEGTNTIMVIVSDGMNSSYDSVTVTRTVTPWGTYAVVLVIIALILAAIAILRVKK from the coding sequence GTGGTCGCTACGAATGAAAACGTGCGCGTTGGTGAGAATTTCGTAACCGCTGGAGAAATAAAAGTGAAAGTGAAGGAGAACTCCTCCTTCAGATGTGTTTCCTCTAGCCTTTCCACCAGTCCCTCTCTCTACGGAACTAACATGAGCGGGCAGACGGTAATAGTGGAAAACAATATCGTAGTGATACCAGCTAACACTCTCGTGAAAGTAGAAAATAGGCTAATCGTGAGAATAAAAGAGAACACGCAGGTGCTTTTGACAGCTGGAGAAAACTTGGATATAACAAGTGCCAGCTGGGAAAATGTTCCTGCCAATTGGATGCAGGACGCAGAAAATCACAGGTGGACGGCGATAGGGGACAACACCTTGGCGCCCGGCAGCAGCTTGCAGTTCCCGGTAAGGTTAACCGCGCCTTCGGCAGCTGGCATCTACACTCTCTACGTGACCACCACCGATACCGCGGGCATCGTCATCGACACCCCCGTGCAGATCACCGTGGACAACGCCGCTCCTTCCCTGACTATCTCGGTCTCCCCGACCTGGGTGAAGGGAGGGGTGGAGGTTACGGTGACCGTGAAGGGTAATGAACCCTTCACCTTCGACAACGTATTCGTGGCAGAAAATAATGTAGAGAACGTGCCCCTCACCATGACGCCAAACGCGGACAACACGGAGTGGACTGGTACTTACACCACTGGCGAGAACGAGAGCAGGGATGGCTGGGCGACGATTACGGTGGTGAATGCCAAGGATGAGCTTGGCAACTCCACCACCGTCTCCGACAGCACCAAGCTCTTCATCGACAGGAGGAAGCCCGGCAAGCCCGACTTGACCGCAATGGGCTTCCCCAGCGCTTGGGATTATAGGTCTAGCTTTGCCATCAACAAGATCTTCGATAACACAGATGACAACTTGGCTGTGGTTCCCTCTGGTTACAGCCCCGAGAACATGAAGCTCGTAATCCTAGTGGACAACGCCGAGGTGGCAACCCTCACCGCGGGTCCCACGGGAAGGGTTAGCTACGCGCTGACGCTCTCCGACGGGAAGCACGTGGTGGGTGCCTACTTCGTGGACAAGGCGGGTAACAAGGGAGAGGAGAACCTGGAGAACGTGGTAATTGATAACAACAAGCCCACCATCACCTTCGTCTTCCCGGCGGAGAACGGGCAGTACATTAGGGACAACAAGCCCACCATTCGGGTGATCATAGCGGACACTGTGGGAGTGGAGAACAAGAGGGTCATCGATGGCATCGATGACAACGACGGGTACAGGGTGGACCTCTGCTACGAGAACGGCGCAGTCTGGCTGGAGAACCTTGTGCCGAGTGCTGACCCAACCCAAACTGACAACGTGGCAGGCAGAATAGTCTTCACCACCTTTACCTTCGAGAACACCTTGCCAATTGAGCTCCCCGACAACACTTACATCCTCCGCGTCATAGTAGGAGACAACTTCAGGCTCGAGAACGTCTCGATCAGGTTCACGGTGGACACCAAAGCTCCCAACCCACCAGCCAATCTGGTGGGGAGCATCACGGCTGGGACGCTGGACAATCCCACCGGGACGAAGACCAGAACTTTCACCCTGAGGGGCACCGCGGAACCTGATGCCACTATTAAGGTCTATATAACCACCGACGGAGGGGTCACTTGGACTGAGGTCACCGCCTCCAGGACCACCGCAGGCGCGGATGGCAGCTGGCTTATCCAAATCGACCTGAGTGCCTACGCGGGAAGGAATATTGGAATAGCAGTGACTGCTACAGACCGGGCTGGTAACGAGAGTGACAGGACCCTTTACGGATACCTCATTTACGATGCCAGCGCTCCAAGAGTTACCATCACTTCACCTCAGACCGGGGCAAAGACGAGCAAGACCAGCATACAGGTCACAGGAACCGTCACTAAAGACAGCTGGGAGGAATGGAGTGACATCATTCTCACGATACAGGTGGGAACGGGGAGTGTAACATTGCCTGTCTTTGGTACTGGCGACACAGCCAATTTCTCCTACAGTGTAGCTCTTGCGGAGGGAACAAACACCATCATGGTGATAGTCAGTGATGGCATGAACTCCAGTTATGACTCCGTGACTGTGACCAGGACGGTCACGCCGTGGGGTACCTATGCTGTGGTGCTGGTGATTATAGCGTTAATCTTGGCTGCGATCGCGATACTGAGGGTAAAGAAGTAA
- a CDS encoding DNA integrity scanning protein DisA nucleotide-binding domain protein — protein MNPTVELLESAKQLVSRVGAKNLMVITSQHDFPLLEGEDFRTLVVTMEENSNPSFLRLTFLPKEREKKIVHAVSCALSQGKLSEGDLLVCLVEGEKGFLDSLFLYRVKGGETILARLETDPVLKATVDLCRELAHPGGQNPIGAAFVVGDEEKVLERSRQLMPNPFEGHDINIINRHYWELLKRYAKAFDGAFVVGRNGRVLAAMRYLVVEGEVKVPQGLGTRHRAVAGITSLTEAVGITVSGEDGIVRIFEGGELVARIHPLTGMLEILAHEEIES, from the coding sequence ATGAACCCCACCGTGGAGCTGTTGGAAAGCGCGAAACAGCTAGTTTCTAGAGTAGGTGCCAAAAATCTCATGGTCATCACTTCCCAACACGATTTCCCCCTTCTGGAAGGAGAGGATTTCAGAACCCTGGTGGTAACGATGGAAGAAAACTCGAATCCTTCCTTCCTCCGTCTAACTTTTTTGCCCAAGGAGAGGGAGAAAAAGATCGTCCATGCCGTCTCCTGTGCCCTCTCCCAAGGAAAACTTTCGGAGGGGGATCTCCTGGTCTGCCTGGTGGAAGGGGAGAAGGGCTTCCTTGATTCCCTCTTTCTCTATCGGGTGAAGGGTGGGGAGACCATCCTGGCTAGGTTGGAAACCGATCCCGTGCTCAAGGCCACGGTGGACCTTTGCAGGGAGCTAGCCCATCCCGGTGGACAAAATCCCATAGGGGCGGCTTTCGTCGTAGGGGATGAGGAAAAGGTCTTGGAAAGGTCCAGGCAACTCATGCCCAATCCCTTCGAAGGGCACGATATCAACATCATCAACAGACACTACTGGGAACTCCTGAAGAGATATGCGAAGGCCTTTGATGGTGCCTTCGTGGTGGGAAGGAACGGGAGGGTTTTAGCCGCCATGAGATACTTGGTGGTGGAAGGAGAGGTGAAGGTGCCTCAGGGACTGGGGACAAGACACAGGGCAGTAGCGGGCATAACCTCCCTCACGGAAGCCGTAGGGATAACGGTCTCTGGGGAGGACGGGATAGTAAGGATCTTCGAAGGAGGAGAACTGGTGGCGAGGATCCATCCCTTAACAGGAATGCTGGAAATCCTAGCTCACGAAGAAATAGAATCCTGA
- a CDS encoding ATP-dependent DNA ligase, giving the protein MLYRVLAEALQRLEQTPGYLEKNAIIVELLKQTPKEEMERVVYLLLGRPWPAYVSKETGVGPQQLKKALSQASGYPLSEIEKRMAKLGDLGEVAAELMKAKKQVTLFSQPLTVERVFERIKSLPDLTGEGSMERKIGVVAELLSDASPVEAKFVVRTVLGDLRVGIAEGRMRDAIASAFNLPPEEVEKAYMLTTDYAAVAKAAAEGERTLKALGIQVGHPVNPMLAQRAESIEEILERMGGKAAFELKLDGIRIQAHKDGERITLFTRRMEDYTHMFPDLIEPLKKALKSEKVVVDGELVAIDPKSGKPMPFQEVLRRRRKYGIEKMAKELPIQIHLFDILVFDGKTVVDKSYTERRKLLEEVVEPVPGKVMVVERRVTGKREEVEEFLKYALSLGHEGLLAKELNSPYRAGRREFLWLKLKPEVDTVDLVVVGAHYGKGKRAGTFGSYVLAARDEETGEYKTVTRCGSGYTDEDLEELTKMFEGLRVEKPPPEVKIEIECDAYFRPEVVFEVAFEEIQLSPPEKHTGGVGLRFPRFIRVREDRRPEEATTLSEIMEMYRAQQRRKGEK; this is encoded by the coding sequence ATGCTCTACAGGGTGCTGGCGGAGGCCCTACAGAGGCTGGAGCAGACTCCAGGCTACTTGGAGAAGAACGCCATCATCGTGGAACTCCTGAAGCAGACCCCGAAGGAGGAAATGGAGCGCGTGGTCTACCTCCTCTTGGGAAGGCCCTGGCCGGCCTACGTCTCCAAGGAAACGGGGGTGGGACCCCAGCAGCTCAAGAAGGCTCTCTCCCAGGCCTCAGGATATCCCCTTTCGGAAATAGAGAAGAGGATGGCCAAGCTTGGGGATTTGGGGGAAGTGGCGGCCGAACTCATGAAGGCCAAAAAACAGGTCACCCTTTTCTCCCAGCCCCTCACCGTGGAGAGGGTTTTTGAAAGAATCAAGTCCCTTCCCGATCTCACAGGCGAGGGTTCGATGGAAAGGAAGATAGGGGTGGTGGCGGAGCTCTTGAGCGATGCCTCCCCCGTGGAGGCCAAGTTCGTCGTGAGGACGGTGCTGGGGGACCTGAGGGTGGGGATAGCGGAGGGGAGGATGAGGGATGCCATAGCCTCGGCCTTCAACCTGCCCCCCGAGGAGGTGGAAAAGGCCTACATGCTCACGACGGATTACGCCGCAGTGGCCAAAGCCGCCGCCGAGGGGGAGAGGACCCTGAAGGCCCTGGGAATACAGGTGGGCCATCCGGTGAACCCCATGCTGGCGCAGAGGGCGGAGAGCATAGAGGAGATTTTGGAAAGGATGGGGGGAAAGGCGGCCTTCGAGCTCAAACTCGATGGGATAAGGATTCAGGCCCACAAGGATGGGGAAAGGATCACCCTCTTCACCCGCAGGATGGAAGACTACACCCACATGTTTCCGGATCTGATAGAACCCCTGAAAAAGGCGCTGAAGAGCGAGAAGGTGGTGGTGGACGGTGAGCTGGTGGCCATAGATCCGAAGAGCGGTAAGCCCATGCCCTTCCAGGAGGTGCTCAGGAGGAGGAGGAAATACGGAATAGAGAAGATGGCGAAGGAATTGCCCATCCAAATCCACCTCTTCGATATCCTGGTCTTCGATGGAAAAACGGTGGTGGATAAGTCCTACACCGAGAGGAGGAAGTTGCTGGAGGAGGTGGTGGAACCCGTTCCCGGGAAGGTCATGGTGGTGGAGAGGAGGGTGACGGGAAAGAGGGAGGAGGTGGAGGAGTTCCTCAAATACGCCCTTTCCTTGGGACACGAGGGTTTACTGGCCAAGGAGCTCAATTCCCCCTACAGGGCGGGAAGGAGGGAATTCCTCTGGCTGAAACTGAAACCGGAGGTGGATACGGTGGATCTGGTGGTGGTGGGGGCCCATTACGGAAAGGGCAAGAGGGCGGGGACCTTCGGAAGCTATGTGCTGGCTGCGAGGGACGAGGAGACAGGTGAGTACAAGACGGTGACGAGATGCGGGAGCGGTTACACGGATGAGGACTTGGAGGAGCTCACGAAGATGTTCGAGGGATTGAGGGTGGAGAAGCCCCCGCCTGAGGTGAAGATAGAGATAGAGTGTGATGCCTACTTCAGACCCGAGGTGGTTTTTGAGGTGGCCTTCGAGGAGATCCAGCTGAGTCCACCCGAGAAGCACACGGGAGGGGTGGGGCTGAGGTTCCCGAGGTTCATAAGGGTGCGGGAGGACAGGAGACCGGAAGAGGCGACCACGCTGAGCGAGATCATGGAAATGTATAGGGCCCAGCAGCGCAGGAAGGGGGAGAAGTAA
- a CDS encoding DHH family phosphoesterase, protein MPDEIKRAAELLKNYRGREPVQIVSHMDVDGICAAALLSKALARKGIEHRIKFVRMLYSEVVEELDPSPLTIFTDMGSSQLSHLRRKYGSEKVIICDHHPPSGEGWEGLFHLNAHLLGMDGTKEISGTGMAFLLAKELHPSNSDLSVLAVVGAVGDVQNAWGRLVGKNREILEEAVRTGRVVREMDLQLYGRYSRTLLQALEGFTDPPIPGITHSSEGCLELVRSLGIPLKGENGWRRPADLTQEEKKRLAGALLSLALNSVPPEFSKYVPGLILGEAYTLVGERPELRDAGEFATCLNSTARHEQPLIGLEVARGDRGPYLSAMLNLLRYHRSSLARGMELIETEGVKLGEKGYLQYLDATGVVKETFTGTLAGLSLSSGRVDPLKPVVVMVREGGKVKVSARCSKLLFLKGLDLSSCLKRAAEGVGGEGGGHPVAGGAQVPEERVEEFLRLLEEEMLK, encoded by the coding sequence GTGCCGGATGAAATAAAAAGGGCGGCCGAACTCCTGAAGAACTACAGGGGAAGGGAGCCCGTACAGATCGTCTCCCACATGGATGTGGATGGGATCTGTGCCGCCGCCCTCCTCTCCAAAGCCTTGGCGAGGAAGGGAATAGAGCACAGGATAAAGTTCGTCCGCATGCTCTATTCGGAGGTGGTGGAGGAGCTGGATCCTTCTCCCCTCACGATCTTCACGGACATGGGAAGCTCCCAGCTTTCCCACCTCAGGAGAAAGTATGGTTCGGAGAAAGTCATCATCTGCGATCACCATCCCCCCAGCGGTGAGGGGTGGGAGGGGCTCTTCCACCTCAACGCTCACTTGCTGGGAATGGACGGGACGAAGGAGATAAGCGGGACGGGCATGGCCTTCCTCCTGGCCAAGGAACTCCATCCCTCCAACTCCGATCTTTCCGTGCTGGCGGTGGTGGGGGCGGTGGGAGATGTGCAGAACGCTTGGGGAAGGTTGGTGGGAAAGAACCGCGAAATCCTGGAAGAGGCAGTGAGAACGGGCAGGGTGGTGAGGGAAATGGACCTACAGCTTTACGGAAGGTACAGCCGGACCCTCCTCCAGGCCCTCGAAGGCTTCACCGATCCCCCCATCCCGGGCATCACGCATTCGAGCGAGGGGTGTTTGGAATTGGTGAGGTCTCTGGGAATTCCCCTCAAGGGGGAAAATGGCTGGAGGAGACCGGCTGACCTCACCCAGGAAGAGAAGAAAAGGCTGGCGGGGGCCCTCCTCTCGCTGGCCCTGAACAGCGTTCCTCCGGAATTCTCCAAGTACGTTCCTGGTCTCATCCTGGGGGAAGCCTACACGCTGGTGGGGGAGAGACCCGAACTGAGGGATGCGGGGGAGTTCGCCACCTGCCTCAACTCCACCGCCAGACACGAACAACCCTTGATAGGGTTGGAAGTGGCCAGGGGAGACAGGGGACCCTACCTTTCCGCCATGCTCAACCTCCTCAGATACCACAGGAGTAGTCTGGCGAGGGGAATGGAACTGATCGAGACCGAAGGGGTAAAGTTGGGGGAAAAGGGATACCTCCAGTATCTGGACGCCACGGGAGTGGTGAAGGAGACCTTCACGGGTACCCTTGCCGGCCTCTCCCTCAGTTCCGGGAGGGTCGATCCCCTCAAGCCTGTAGTGGTGATGGTGAGGGAGGGGGGAAAGGTGAAGGTCTCCGCCCGCTGCTCCAAACTCCTCTTCCTGAAGGGACTGGACCTCTCTTCCTGCCTCAAAAGGGCGGCCGAGGGTGTGGGAGGGGAAGGAGGGGGCCATCCAGTTGCGGGGGGAGCCCAAGTTCCAGAAGAAAGGGTGGAAGAGTTCTTGAGGCTCCTAGAGGAAGAAATGTTGAAGTAG
- the mtnA gene encoding S-methyl-5-thioribose-1-phosphate isomerase yields MRAVELRGDRVLILDQTLLPHSVRVLECRTPEEVVEAIREMRVRGAPAVGMAGAMALALAALRSRGSPEERIKRMEEVAERLRKTRPTGADLFRRLEEVMEAVRKAARENREIGAAAVEEIRKRMGEYDEVERRMGEHGARLIPNGATVLTHCNAGWLATPGRYGTALSALRFAKRWGKRIRVLATETRPLLQGARLTAWELAREGIEVRVITDGAVGYFMSKGMVDLVVVGADRVFRDGHVINKIGTYPIACVAQRHRIPFYVFAPLSTFDPTGRVEEVEIEQREGREVEEVAGKRVVPEGVEALNPAFDVTPPELITAIVTEKGILRPPFSRSIPGILGKRD; encoded by the coding sequence ATGAGGGCGGTGGAACTCAGGGGGGATAGGGTGCTGATCCTGGACCAGACCCTCCTCCCCCACTCCGTGAGGGTGCTGGAATGCAGGACTCCGGAGGAAGTGGTGGAGGCCATAAGGGAAATGAGGGTGAGGGGGGCACCGGCCGTGGGAATGGCGGGGGCAATGGCCCTGGCCCTCGCGGCCCTGAGGTCCAGGGGAAGCCCGGAAGAGAGGATCAAGCGAATGGAGGAGGTGGCGGAGAGGCTGAGGAAGACCAGACCCACGGGTGCGGACCTCTTCCGCAGGCTGGAGGAGGTGATGGAGGCCGTGAGGAAGGCGGCTAGGGAAAATCGTGAGATAGGGGCGGCAGCGGTGGAGGAGATCAGGAAGAGGATGGGGGAGTACGACGAGGTGGAGAGGAGGATGGGAGAACACGGGGCCAGGCTCATCCCCAACGGGGCAACCGTCCTCACCCACTGCAACGCGGGCTGGCTGGCCACGCCAGGAAGGTACGGCACGGCCCTTTCCGCCCTCAGGTTCGCGAAGAGGTGGGGGAAGAGGATAAGGGTGCTGGCCACGGAGACCAGACCCCTCCTGCAGGGAGCGAGGCTCACGGCTTGGGAACTGGCGAGGGAGGGAATAGAGGTAAGGGTGATCACGGATGGAGCGGTGGGATACTTCATGTCGAAGGGGATGGTGGACTTGGTAGTGGTGGGGGCGGACCGTGTCTTCAGGGATGGTCATGTGATCAACAAGATAGGGACCTATCCCATCGCCTGCGTGGCCCAACGCCATCGCATACCCTTCTACGTTTTCGCCCCCCTCTCCACCTTCGATCCCACCGGAAGGGTGGAGGAGGTGGAAATCGAACAGAGGGAGGGGAGAGAAGTGGAGGAAGTCGCCGGGAAAAGGGTAGTACCGGAGGGAGTGGAGGCGCTCAATCCAGCCTTCGATGTTACCCCTCCCGAACTGATCACGGCCATCGTAACGGAGAAAGGGATCTTGCGTCCCCCCTTCTCGAGGAGCATCCCGGGAATACTGGGGAAAAGGGATTAA
- a CDS encoding CoA-binding protein produces the protein MPAELEEIFYPKSVAVVGASAETLGYISTILEGKLGDRLFLVNPKYQEFMGKKCYPSLLDIPHPVDYVIVGTPARVVPEVIRDCVKKGVKAVHIYSSGFSEAGEEGARLEREILELARRGRVRIIGPNGMGIYCPEAGLFFANGQPHESGPVGFVSQSGTFAIYSTAAGELAEARFSKVVSYGNAVDLDAPDFVRYLAEDQKTRLLLVYVEGTRRGRELFEALRKAASRKPVLVLKGGMTPDGARAASSHTGSLAGSQQIWEAMFRQAGVIPVRSFEEMMDAVRAFLLCPPPRGKRVSMASVSGGVSVVETDACVEMGLQVPTFGEETIRRLKEILPAAGTSLKNPLDVWPAFVSGILPEVLRIALSDDNVDCMILEVQMGAYYRELVMTDEYLRGLAEKCREMQLEFRKPVVISNPPELDWEFAHRVRRIFKEYGLPVYESVRRAAKALHHLHRIFLKYGEEIFPFGRF, from the coding sequence GTGCCGGCGGAACTGGAAGAAATTTTCTACCCAAAGTCCGTGGCCGTGGTAGGGGCCTCAGCGGAGACATTGGGATACATCTCCACCATCCTCGAAGGAAAGCTGGGAGACAGACTCTTCCTGGTCAATCCCAAGTACCAAGAGTTCATGGGAAAAAAGTGCTACCCCAGTCTGCTGGATATCCCGCATCCTGTGGATTATGTGATCGTGGGAACGCCGGCCAGGGTGGTACCGGAGGTAATAAGGGATTGTGTGAAGAAAGGGGTGAAGGCAGTTCACATTTACTCTTCGGGTTTCAGTGAGGCGGGAGAAGAGGGTGCCAGGCTCGAGAGGGAAATCCTCGAGCTGGCGAGGAGAGGAAGAGTGAGGATAATAGGACCCAACGGGATGGGTATCTACTGTCCCGAAGCCGGACTCTTTTTCGCAAACGGTCAGCCGCACGAGAGTGGACCGGTGGGTTTCGTTTCGCAGAGCGGGACTTTTGCCATTTACTCCACCGCAGCCGGAGAACTGGCGGAGGCCAGGTTCAGCAAGGTGGTGAGTTATGGCAATGCTGTCGATTTGGATGCCCCCGACTTCGTGCGCTATCTGGCCGAGGATCAAAAGACCAGGCTCCTCCTGGTTTATGTGGAGGGAACGAGGAGGGGAAGGGAACTCTTCGAGGCCCTCAGGAAGGCAGCTTCGAGGAAACCCGTTTTGGTGCTGAAGGGTGGTATGACTCCAGACGGGGCCAGGGCCGCTTCTTCCCATACGGGTTCTCTGGCCGGATCCCAGCAAATCTGGGAAGCCATGTTCAGGCAAGCCGGAGTGATCCCCGTGAGGAGTTTTGAAGAAATGATGGATGCAGTTCGTGCCTTTCTCCTCTGCCCCCCTCCGAGGGGGAAGAGGGTTTCCATGGCTTCGGTCTCCGGAGGGGTGAGCGTGGTGGAAACGGATGCATGTGTGGAGATGGGATTGCAGGTTCCCACCTTCGGAGAGGAGACCATAAGGAGGCTCAAGGAGATCCTGCCGGCCGCGGGCACGAGCCTGAAGAATCCGCTGGATGTTTGGCCAGCCTTCGTTTCCGGTATCCTCCCGGAGGTGCTGAGAATTGCCCTTTCGGACGACAACGTGGATTGCATGATCTTGGAGGTCCAGATGGGAGCCTATTACCGGGAGCTGGTGATGACGGATGAGTATCTCAGGGGATTGGCGGAGAAGTGTAGGGAAATGCAGCTGGAGTTCAGGAAGCCGGTGGTGATTTCGAACCCTCCGGAGCTGGATTGGGAATTTGCCCATAGGGTCAGGAGGATCTTCAAGGAATATGGGCTTCCCGTTTATGAGTCGGTGAGGAGGGCGGCGAAGGCCCTCCATCATCTCCACAGGATTTTCCTGAAGTACGGGGAGGAGATTTTTCCCTTTGGGAGGTTTTGA